In Rutidosis leptorrhynchoides isolate AG116_Rl617_1_P2 chromosome 2, CSIRO_AGI_Rlap_v1, whole genome shotgun sequence, one genomic interval encodes:
- the LOC139890418 gene encoding uncharacterized protein: MEQLRIINENAYDKLNRVELGRWSRAHCPVNRYNYLTSNCVESVNSLSACARKMPITMILVFFRGLVQRWSFERRAVGEKYEKLGHILTPYAETKIYKRIRKSNMWKVYGISKTRYQVNDGKSNCLVDMQTNECSCKQWTNSGLTCGHVIAVFKENGIDNCAELAKQWFTMESYTSTYAEETTFVGDVCNWVIPENYQVLLPPTTNKRNAGRPKKRQEFHLKVRG; encoded by the exons ATGGAACAACTTCGTATCATTAATGAAAATGCATATGATAAGCTTAACCGTGTCGAGTTAGGTAGATGGTCTAGGGCTCATTGTCCTGTAAATAGGTATAACTACTTAACCTCTAATTGTGTTGAGTCGGTAAATTCATTATCAGCTTGCGCACGAAAAATGCCTATAACAATGATATTGGTATTTTTTAGAGGTTTAGTACAAAGATGGTCTTTTGAAAGACGTGCAGTTGGAG AGAAGTACGAAAAACTTGGTCATATACTTACACCTTACGCGGAGACAAAGATTTACAAAAGAATACGTAAATCTAACATGTGGAAAGTGTATGGGATTAGTAAAACTCGTTACCAAGTCAACGATGGAAAATCTAATTGTCTCGTAGACATGCAGACCAACGAATGTTCGTGTAAACAATGGACTAACTCTGGTCTAACATGTGGTCACGTTATCGCGGTATTTAAGGAAAATGGTATTGATAACTGTGCTGAATTGGCGAAACAATGGTTCACAATGGAAAGTTATACGTCTACCTATGCTGAGGAAACTACCTTTGTAGGAGATGTTTGTAATTGGGTTATTCCAGAAAATTATCAAGTTTTGTTACCTCCTACAACAAACAAGCGCAATGCTGGTAGACCCAAAAAACGTCAAGAATTCCATCTCAAGGTGAGAGGGTGA